From the genome of Hymenobacter sp. PAMC 26628, one region includes:
- a CDS encoding YsnF/AvaK domain-containing protein, giving the protein MQPTDPTNDPLPLDSVPLVVPVIEEVVRLEKQTVETGRVVIRKHVHTETQTVDVPLREEQVNVQRIAVNRYVDEAPAVRYEGETMILPVLREEIVITKRLLLVEELHVRTQVFNTHTPQTVELRREEVHYERVASPPAPPQP; this is encoded by the coding sequence ATGCAGCCCACCGATCCTACCAACGACCCGCTACCGCTCGACTCCGTGCCCTTAGTGGTGCCCGTGATTGAGGAGGTGGTCCGTCTGGAAAAACAAACGGTGGAAACGGGCCGCGTGGTCATCCGCAAGCACGTGCACACGGAAACTCAAACCGTCGACGTGCCTTTGCGCGAGGAACAAGTCAACGTGCAGCGCATTGCCGTGAACCGCTACGTAGACGAGGCTCCGGCCGTCCGCTACGAAGGCGAAACGATGATCCTGCCCGTATTACGGGAAGAAATTGTTATCACCAAGCGCCTGCTGCTGGTCGAAGAACTGCACGTGCGCACGCAGGTATTCAACACCCACACTCCCCAAACCGTGGAGCTGCGCCGCGAAGAAGTGCATTATGAGCGGGTGGCCTCCCCGCCCGCACCTCCGCAGCCCTAA
- a CDS encoding CPBP family intramembrane glutamic endopeptidase encodes MALLISETPVPAKRPAPAYPTLAESWGILGWYLLVALVVGVPLYLGVEKALASSPGSATVLLATVPNLALLGVLRWRAGKRWLPLRPQGQAPPGLYAVLPALVLASIVVLSLLDFLHLPNWAHGAFQKMMKNPASALVGMAVAAPVLEEMLCRGVVLQGLLRSRRPWVAIGQSALLFSLMHFNPAQSAHAFFSGLLLGWLYYRTRSLCVCVAMHALNNSLAFIAMRWGPVTWQTDPLPKAFGSAWVYAGAVGLSALIVAAVLWWVQRTTSPPVWALGKLTGEVATAVNLDAAAA; translated from the coding sequence ATGGCACTACTCATATCCGAAACGCCCGTCCCTGCCAAACGCCCCGCTCCGGCGTACCCCACCCTGGCCGAGAGCTGGGGCATTTTGGGGTGGTACCTGTTGGTAGCGCTGGTGGTTGGCGTGCCGCTTTATTTGGGCGTCGAAAAAGCGCTTGCCTCGTCCCCGGGTAGCGCAACGGTTTTGCTAGCAACCGTGCCCAACCTGGCCCTGCTAGGGGTATTACGCTGGCGGGCGGGCAAGCGCTGGCTGCCGCTGCGGCCGCAAGGGCAGGCGCCGCCCGGCCTGTACGCGGTGCTGCCGGCGCTGGTGCTGGCCTCGATTGTGGTGCTCTCGCTGCTCGATTTCCTGCATTTACCTAATTGGGCCCACGGCGCTTTCCAAAAAATGATGAAAAACCCGGCCAGCGCTTTGGTGGGGATGGCCGTAGCCGCGCCCGTGCTGGAGGAAATGCTGTGCCGGGGCGTGGTGCTGCAAGGCCTGCTGCGCAGCCGCCGGCCCTGGGTGGCCATTGGGCAATCGGCCTTGTTGTTTAGTCTGATGCACTTCAACCCGGCGCAAAGTGCGCACGCTTTTTTTTCGGGGCTATTGCTGGGTTGGCTGTACTACCGCACCCGGTCGCTGTGCGTGTGCGTGGCCATGCACGCGCTCAATAATTCGCTGGCATTCATTGCGATGCGCTGGGGCCCCGTAACCTGGCAAACCGACCCGCTGCCGAAAGCCTTCGGCTCAGCCTGGGTGTACGCGGGGGCTGTGGGGCTAAGCGCGCTAATAGTGGCCGCGGTGCTGTGGTGGGTGCAGCGCACGACCTCGCCCCCAGTTTGGGCCCTGGGCAAACTGACCGGCGAAGTGGCAACGGCGGTGAATCTGGACGCGGCGGCCGCGTAG
- a CDS encoding type IA DNA topoisomerase: MIVCIAEKPSVAREIATVLGATRRMDGYMEGNGYQVTWTFGHFCQLKEPDDYDPQWKRWSLHSLPMVPDSFGIKLMRRDEGVVKQFHTIKRLVDEATEVINCGDAGQEGEVIQRWVLMEAKCRKPVKRLWISSLTEEAIRQGFNNLRDGKEFDKLYQAGKSRAVGDWLLGLNATRLFTLKYTTYQDKQLLSIGRVQTPTLALLVARHHEIQNFQPEPYWVLRTEYRGTMFAHIAPPKQAKAAEDAPDEKERLKALGYFVTEKEANEALEAVRPAPLVITDVEIKKGRESPPRLFDLTSLQVQCNNQLGLSAEDTLKLVQALYEKKAVSYPRVDTTFLPDDQYPKIPGILRGLAYPTLTAPLLAGKIPKTGKVFNNNKVTDHHAIIPTGAAGPGGGMESSVYDIIARRFIAAFYPDCEVSNTTVLAEAAERPFRVRGRQILSPGWRVVYGDPAQQAAPKPAPAAGEKPGAPAAEDDDVVSTVLPSFAKGESGPHAPRLDSKTTQPPKDYTEASLLRGMETAGRNIDDEELRQAMKENGIGRPSTRAAIIETLFKRNYIRREKKRILPTPTGVELIGLIRNPTLKSAELTGQWEHKLRQIERGELTSEQFLGELTGLVREMVQEVKTDSSGRAVTSGSAEQAAARGPQGPAPAAVGKASAAAPAAKKTADAPAGLGPCPACKTGHILRGKTAFGCARFREGCQFRLPTEMQGKKFSDLQVKALLAKGRTPIMKGFVGPDGQKFDAALGLDAQHQPVLLPAAESKPTTATDPGQIPCPVCKLGTMLRGSSAYGCSRFREDCQFRVPFAWGGKELTDTQLKQLLRRGETGVIKGFVSAKTGKKYDAALKVDEGRVVPVFS; the protein is encoded by the coding sequence GTGATTGTCTGCATTGCCGAAAAGCCCAGCGTGGCCCGCGAAATTGCCACCGTGCTGGGCGCCACCCGCCGCATGGACGGCTACATGGAAGGCAACGGCTACCAGGTGACCTGGACCTTCGGCCACTTTTGCCAGCTGAAGGAGCCCGACGACTACGACCCGCAGTGGAAGCGCTGGAGCCTGCACAGCCTGCCGATGGTGCCCGACTCGTTCGGCATCAAGCTCATGCGGCGCGACGAGGGCGTGGTGAAGCAGTTCCATACCATCAAGCGGCTGGTGGACGAGGCCACGGAGGTCATCAACTGCGGCGACGCCGGGCAGGAAGGGGAGGTGATTCAGCGCTGGGTGCTAATGGAGGCCAAGTGCCGCAAGCCGGTGAAGCGGCTCTGGATTTCGTCGCTCACCGAGGAAGCCATTCGGCAGGGGTTCAACAACTTGCGTGATGGTAAAGAGTTCGATAAGCTCTACCAGGCGGGCAAGAGCCGGGCCGTGGGCGACTGGCTGCTGGGCCTGAACGCCACGCGCCTGTTCACGCTGAAATACACGACGTACCAGGACAAGCAGCTGCTGAGCATCGGGCGGGTGCAGACGCCCACGCTGGCCCTGCTGGTGGCCCGCCACCACGAAATCCAGAACTTCCAGCCCGAGCCTTATTGGGTACTGCGGACGGAGTACCGGGGCACGATGTTCGCCCACATCGCCCCGCCCAAGCAGGCCAAAGCTGCTGAGGATGCGCCCGACGAAAAGGAGCGCCTGAAGGCCCTGGGCTACTTCGTGACCGAGAAGGAAGCCAACGAGGCCTTGGAGGCCGTGCGCCCCGCGCCGCTGGTGATTACCGACGTGGAGATTAAAAAAGGCCGCGAGTCGCCGCCGCGCCTGTTCGACCTGACCTCGCTGCAAGTGCAGTGCAACAACCAGTTGGGCCTCTCGGCCGAGGACACGCTGAAGCTGGTGCAGGCCCTGTACGAGAAGAAGGCCGTGAGCTACCCGCGGGTGGACACCACGTTTCTGCCCGACGACCAGTACCCGAAAATCCCGGGCATTTTGCGCGGCCTGGCGTACCCCACGCTGACGGCGCCGCTGCTGGCGGGCAAGATTCCGAAGACGGGCAAGGTGTTCAACAACAACAAGGTAACCGACCACCACGCCATTATCCCGACCGGTGCGGCGGGCCCCGGCGGCGGGATGGAGAGCAGCGTGTACGACATCATCGCGCGGCGCTTCATCGCCGCGTTTTACCCCGACTGCGAGGTGAGCAACACCACCGTGCTGGCCGAGGCCGCCGAGCGCCCGTTTCGGGTGCGCGGCCGCCAGATCCTCAGCCCCGGCTGGCGCGTGGTGTACGGCGACCCGGCCCAACAGGCGGCGCCCAAGCCCGCGCCCGCCGCGGGTGAAAAGCCCGGGGCCCCCGCCGCCGAGGACGACGACGTGGTGAGCACCGTGCTGCCCAGCTTCGCCAAGGGTGAAAGCGGGCCCCACGCACCGCGCCTCGACAGCAAAACCACCCAGCCGCCCAAGGACTACACCGAGGCCAGCCTGCTGCGCGGCATGGAAACCGCCGGCCGCAACATCGACGACGAGGAGCTGCGCCAGGCGATGAAGGAGAACGGCATCGGCCGCCCCAGCACGCGCGCCGCCATCATCGAAACGCTGTTCAAGCGCAACTACATCCGGCGCGAGAAAAAGCGCATCCTGCCCACCCCGACGGGCGTGGAGCTCATCGGCCTCATCCGCAACCCAACCCTAAAATCGGCGGAGCTGACCGGCCAGTGGGAGCACAAGCTGCGCCAGATTGAGCGCGGCGAACTCACCAGCGAGCAGTTCCTGGGCGAGCTCACGGGCCTGGTGCGCGAGATGGTGCAGGAGGTAAAAACCGACAGCAGCGGCCGCGCCGTGACGAGCGGCAGCGCGGAGCAAGCCGCCGCCCGGGGCCCCCAGGGCCCCGCCCCGGCGGCAGTCGGCAAGGCCAGCGCCGCCGCGCCAGCTGCCAAAAAAACCGCCGATGCCCCGGCCGGCCTGGGGCCCTGCCCGGCCTGCAAAACCGGCCACATCCTGCGCGGCAAAACGGCCTTTGGCTGCGCCCGCTTCCGCGAGGGCTGCCAGTTCCGGCTGCCCACGGAAATGCAGGGCAAGAAGTTCAGCGACCTGCAGGTTAAAGCCCTGCTGGCCAAGGGCCGCACGCCCATCATGAAGGGCTTCGTGGGGCCCGACGGGCAGAAATTCGACGCCGCCCTGGGCCTCGACGCGCAGCACCAGCCGGTGCTGCTGCCCGCCGCCGAAAGCAAGCCCACCACCGCCACCGACCCCGGCCAGATTCCGTGCCCGGTGTGCAAGCTCGGCACCATGCTGCGCGGCAGCAGCGCCTACGGCTGCTCGCGCTTCCGCGAGGACTGCCAGTTCCGCGTGCCCTTCGCCTGGGGCGGTAAGGAGCTGACCGACACGCAACTAAAGCAGCTGCTGCGCCGCGGCGAAACGGGCGTCATCAAGGGCTTTGTCTCAGCCAAAACCGGTAAGAAGTACGACGCCGCTCTAAAGGTGGACGAGGGCCGCGTGGTGCCGGTATTCAGCTAA
- a CDS encoding prolipoprotein diacylglyceryl transferase family protein: protein MPLYTFELPAVFRPGHYTACYLLAVATYQLLLLLEGRRRGFSLRPWLLMQAATLLAFVVGCKLVVLPPADWPALWQGGADLGAYPVRSALGGIAASSLVLLALRRWLGLGWSAFDAFVGPLAVGLAVQCLGCLAAGCCWGELASSGLGLCFGPGTGPYAAQVARGLLPAGAPHALPVVPTQLYGLLLCVALAGATWATRRRAWPAGTRYLLGTGALLLAWGGLCAWRDPASQTLGAQPLALGGVRLLAIQWGVLGVGLLHLAGAALLLWWGTVFPVARAAAPGAPQPARQLAGAAALLALTAALAPHALTGAEFRVLQVMLGALLLAEAVAWWPALAAAGWRGQPRLAFAGALALLVLMSQAPAPRQDSVRSIDFSVGASQGTFDQDFDYNATTSGGGCGGGGSYPVAPSRDGYLHRYQTVGGQVAVQLKPEGNSPLGTVGVAVWGGTDRVAFAPQTPGSGSLQTSAPTSTRTYNLLDVNPYVEGNFQTIRNISVGYHVGFHAGRLLNNQAYRNDSTLEAKPLLPDLQVWVGNRWLLFAQADAGYGAGGVGNYLYRVGLGSGLGSRKGGSVVAGVAFSSVDPHSFSVGDIASNERPASTTMGFAAANIRLANSGFALEPTAATDFGRRHQLSLRLHYRIGLK from the coding sequence ATGCCCCTTTATACGTTCGAACTGCCCGCCGTTTTTCGGCCTGGCCATTACACCGCCTGCTACCTGCTGGCCGTGGCCACCTATCAACTATTGCTGCTGCTGGAAGGCCGGCGGCGCGGCTTCTCCCTGCGCCCCTGGCTGCTGATGCAGGCCGCCACGCTGCTGGCCTTCGTGGTGGGCTGCAAGCTGGTGGTGCTCCCGCCGGCCGACTGGCCGGCGCTGTGGCAGGGCGGGGCCGACCTGGGGGCCTACCCGGTGCGCTCGGCGCTGGGCGGCATCGCGGCCAGCAGCCTGGTGCTGTTGGCGTTGCGGCGGTGGCTGGGCCTGGGCTGGTCGGCATTCGATGCCTTTGTGGGGCCCCTGGCGGTGGGGCTGGCCGTGCAGTGTCTGGGCTGCCTGGCAGCCGGCTGCTGCTGGGGCGAGCTGGCCAGCAGCGGTCTGGGGCTGTGCTTCGGACCCGGCACGGGGCCCTACGCTGCCCAGGTGGCGCGGGGCCTGTTGCCCGCCGGGGCCCCGCACGCGCTGCCCGTGGTGCCCACGCAGCTGTACGGGTTGCTGCTGTGCGTGGCGCTGGCCGGGGCCACGTGGGCCACGCGCCGCCGCGCCTGGCCGGCCGGCACGCGCTACCTGTTGGGCACGGGGGCCCTGTTGCTGGCCTGGGGCGGGCTGTGCGCGTGGCGCGACCCGGCCAGCCAAACCCTGGGGGCCCAGCCGCTGGCGCTGGGCGGCGTGCGACTGCTGGCCATTCAGTGGGGCGTACTGGGAGTAGGGCTGCTGCACTTGGCCGGCGCAGCGTTGCTGTTGTGGTGGGGCACGGTGTTCCCGGTGGCCCGGGCGGCCGCGCCCGGCGCGCCGCAGCCGGCGCGGCAGCTGGCCGGGGCCGCCGCCCTGCTGGCCCTAACGGCCGCGCTGGCCCCGCACGCCCTCACCGGGGCCGAGTTTCGGGTGCTGCAAGTGATGCTGGGGGCCCTGCTGCTGGCCGAAGCGGTGGCCTGGTGGCCGGCGCTGGCCGCCGCCGGGTGGCGCGGGCAGCCCCGGCTGGCCTTCGCCGGGGCCCTGGCCTTACTCGTGCTGATGAGCCAGGCTCCGGCCCCACGTCAGGATTCGGTACGGTCCATTGATTTTTCGGTAGGCGCGTCTCAGGGGACTTTCGACCAAGACTTTGACTACAACGCCACTACCAGCGGCGGGGGCTGCGGCGGGGGAGGCAGCTACCCGGTGGCCCCCTCGCGCGATGGCTACCTGCACCGCTACCAAACCGTGGGCGGGCAGGTGGCGGTGCAACTCAAGCCCGAAGGCAACAGCCCATTAGGCACCGTGGGCGTGGCTGTGTGGGGCGGCACCGACCGGGTAGCCTTTGCGCCGCAAACGCCCGGCAGTGGGTCGTTGCAGACCAGCGCCCCAACGAGCACCCGCACGTACAACCTATTGGATGTCAACCCTTATGTAGAAGGCAATTTTCAAACCATACGGAACATCAGCGTGGGTTACCACGTGGGCTTCCACGCGGGCCGCTTGCTGAATAACCAGGCCTACCGGAATGACTCGACGCTGGAAGCCAAGCCCTTGCTGCCCGACCTGCAGGTGTGGGTAGGCAACCGCTGGCTGCTGTTTGCCCAGGCCGATGCGGGCTACGGCGCGGGTGGCGTCGGCAACTACCTCTACCGCGTCGGCCTGGGTTCGGGGCTGGGTTCGCGCAAAGGCGGCAGCGTAGTAGCCGGCGTGGCGTTCAGCAGCGTCGATCCACACAGTTTTTCCGTGGGCGACATCGCCAGCAATGAGCGTCCGGCCAGCACCACCATGGGCTTCGCGGCGGCCAATATCCGGCTGGCTAACAGCGGCTTCGCCCTGGAGCCCACCGCCGCTACCGATTTTGGCCGGCGCCACCAACTCAGCCTGCGCCTGCACTACCGCATCGGCCTCAAATAG
- a CDS encoding SDR family oxidoreductase, giving the protein MKILLTGATGYIGQRLLPGLAEAGHEVVCLVRDARRFALPDTLPEDRRSQVSAVQGDLLKPETLADLPLDIDAAYYLVHSMSGGDKDFFQLEQDSARNFTQYLDRTGARQVIYLSGIANDHDLSVHLRSRSAVEDVLAGAQKAQLTVLRASIIIGSGSASFEIIRDIVEKLPVMVTPRWLNSRCQPLGIRDVMFYLVAVLDNPACLGQSFDLGGPDVLTYKEMLLGLAAQRGYRRWIMTVPVLTPRLSSWWLYLVTSTSFSLAQSLVESLKNDTVADPARSIARAVPHPCMSYREALALAFQRIEQNEVVSSWSDAMSSGNLRQNYMDAIQIPKNGMFFDRQLRLFTRPVAEVLDNIWRIGGERGWYKTDWLWRIRGLMDKLVGGVGLRRGRRSPSRLRAGDPLDFWRVLVADRAAKRLLLYAEMRLPGEAWLQFRIVDNEDGTHALEQLAAYRPQGLAGRLYWYSVLPFHGIIFKGMVKNLVEFGALDAEK; this is encoded by the coding sequence ATGAAAATCCTGCTCACCGGAGCCACCGGCTACATTGGCCAGCGCCTGCTGCCCGGGTTGGCCGAGGCCGGCCACGAGGTGGTGTGCCTCGTGCGCGACGCCCGCCGCTTCGCCCTGCCCGACACGCTGCCCGAGGACCGGCGCTCGCAAGTAAGCGCCGTGCAGGGCGACTTGCTGAAGCCCGAAACGCTGGCCGACCTGCCCCTGGACATCGACGCGGCCTACTACCTAGTGCACTCGATGAGCGGGGGCGACAAGGATTTTTTCCAGCTGGAGCAAGACTCGGCCCGCAATTTCACGCAGTACCTCGACCGCACCGGGGCCCGGCAGGTCATCTACCTCTCCGGCATCGCCAACGACCACGACCTGAGCGTGCACCTGCGCTCGCGCAGCGCCGTGGAAGACGTGCTGGCCGGGGCCCAAAAGGCGCAGCTCACGGTGCTGCGGGCCAGCATCATCATCGGGTCGGGGTCGGCCTCGTTCGAGATTATCCGCGACATTGTGGAAAAGCTACCGGTGATGGTGACGCCGCGCTGGCTGAACTCGCGCTGCCAGCCGCTGGGCATCCGCGACGTGATGTTTTACCTCGTGGCGGTGCTCGACAACCCCGCCTGCTTGGGCCAAAGCTTCGACCTTGGGGGCCCCGACGTACTGACCTATAAGGAGATGCTGCTCGGGCTGGCTGCCCAGCGCGGCTACCGGCGCTGGATTATGACGGTGCCCGTGCTCACGCCGCGGCTCTCGTCGTGGTGGCTGTACCTGGTCACCAGCACCTCGTTTTCGCTGGCCCAAAGCCTGGTGGAGAGCCTCAAGAACGACACCGTGGCCGACCCGGCCCGCAGCATTGCCCGCGCCGTGCCGCACCCGTGCATGAGCTACCGCGAGGCCCTGGCCCTGGCCTTCCAGCGCATCGAGCAGAACGAGGTGGTGAGCAGCTGGAGCGACGCCATGAGCAGCGGCAACCTGCGCCAGAACTACATGGACGCCATCCAAATTCCCAAAAACGGGATGTTTTTTGACCGGCAGCTGCGGCTGTTTACGCGGCCCGTGGCCGAGGTGCTCGACAACATCTGGCGCATCGGCGGCGAGCGGGGCTGGTACAAAACCGACTGGCTGTGGCGCATCAGGGGCCTGATGGACAAGCTGGTGGGCGGCGTGGGCCTGCGCCGGGGCCGCCGCTCGCCCAGCCGCCTGCGCGCCGGCGACCCGCTCGATTTCTGGCGCGTGCTGGTGGCCGACCGCGCCGCCAAGCGCCTACTGCTCTATGCCGAGATGCGCCTGCCCGGCGAGGCCTGGCTCCAGTTCCGCATCGTGGACAACGAGGACGGCACCCACGCCCTGGAGCAACTGGCCGCCTACCGCCCCCAGGGTCTGGCCGGGCGCTTGTACTGGTACTCGGTGCTGCCCTTCCACGGCATCATTTTCAAAGGGATGGTGAAGAACTTGGTAGAGTTTGGGGCCCTGGACGCGGAAAAGTAG
- a CDS encoding DUF2911 domain-containing protein, producing the protein MKPAYFCAALAGLLAPAAHAQTTLTIPQASPAVRVRQAFSTSFVELHYARPSLRGRVAFGGLVPYGQVWRAGANAVTTIHFGEEVKVAGQAVPAGTYALLAIPGKTDWMIILNRDTAQWGAYDYKQSLDVLRVSAKAAQLAAPQETLSLSLENLRPAAADLVLAWDRAVVRVPLTANPDPIVLAQIREAMKGTKKPYVAAAQYYYDSNQPDLTPALGWFDEFIKTNPDDAFYGYYWRAKLLLKQGKKQEAIAAANKSLELVKTDKNEISRAEYTRLNQGVLAEASGKK; encoded by the coding sequence ATGAAACCCGCTTACTTTTGCGCCGCCCTGGCCGGGCTGCTCGCCCCCGCCGCCCACGCCCAAACCACGCTCACCATCCCGCAGGCCAGCCCGGCGGTGCGCGTTCGGCAGGCGTTTTCCACTTCGTTCGTCGAGCTGCATTACGCGCGGCCCTCGCTGCGCGGGCGCGTGGCCTTCGGGGGGCTCGTGCCCTACGGCCAGGTGTGGCGCGCGGGCGCCAACGCCGTCACCACCATCCACTTCGGCGAGGAAGTAAAAGTGGCGGGCCAGGCCGTGCCGGCCGGCACCTACGCCCTGCTGGCCATCCCCGGCAAAACGGACTGGATGATCATCCTCAACCGCGACACCGCGCAGTGGGGGGCCTACGATTACAAGCAGAGCCTTGACGTGCTGCGCGTATCGGCCAAAGCCGCCCAACTGGCGGCCCCGCAGGAAACCCTGTCGCTCAGCCTCGAAAACCTGCGTCCCGCCGCCGCCGACCTTGTGCTGGCCTGGGACCGCGCCGTCGTGCGCGTGCCCCTCACCGCCAACCCCGACCCGATTGTGCTGGCCCAGATCAGGGAGGCCATGAAGGGCACGAAAAAGCCCTACGTCGCGGCCGCGCAGTACTACTACGACTCCAACCAACCCGACCTCACGCCCGCCCTCGGCTGGTTCGACGAGTTCATCAAAACCAACCCCGACGACGCTTTCTACGGCTATTACTGGCGGGCCAAGCTGCTGCTGAAACAAGGCAAAAAGCAGGAAGCCATTGCTGCCGCCAACAAGTCGCTGGAGCTAGTCAAAACCGATAAAAACGAAATTTCTCGGGCCGAATACACCCGCCTCAACCAAGGCGTGCTGGCCGAGGCCAGCGGGAAGAAGTAA
- a CDS encoding slipin family protein — MSLLILLLVVLILLALSLRIAQEYQRAVVFRLGRYTGTRGPGLYWLIPFMERQQTIDMRTKTVELEQQETITKDSVTIKVNAVLWFKVLNPADAVIKVADYNKAVYQLAVTALRNIIGQNQLDEVLRERAHINGALLQIVDAATEAWGVKIELVEIKDVEIPESMQRAMAREAEAIREKRARIIKAEAELEASLKLTQGALEMEKSPIALELRRMQMLSEIGIDNNTTTVVLIPSEFTNAAKSFSQMVNQQGVTPAS, encoded by the coding sequence ATGTCGCTGCTCATACTGCTGCTCGTCGTTCTCATTCTCCTGGCGCTCAGCCTGCGCATTGCGCAGGAATACCAGCGGGCCGTCGTGTTCCGGCTGGGGCGCTACACGGGCACCCGGGGCCCCGGGCTGTACTGGCTCATCCCGTTTATGGAGCGCCAGCAAACCATTGACATGCGCACCAAAACGGTGGAGCTGGAGCAGCAGGAAACCATCACCAAGGACAGCGTGACCATCAAGGTAAACGCCGTGCTGTGGTTCAAGGTCCTCAACCCGGCCGACGCCGTAATTAAGGTGGCCGACTACAACAAGGCGGTGTACCAGTTGGCCGTCACGGCGCTGCGCAACATCATCGGCCAGAACCAGCTCGACGAGGTGCTGCGCGAACGCGCCCACATCAACGGGGCGCTGCTGCAAATCGTGGACGCCGCCACCGAGGCCTGGGGCGTGAAGATTGAGCTGGTCGAAATCAAAGACGTGGAAATTCCGGAGTCCATGCAGCGGGCGATGGCGCGCGAGGCCGAGGCCATCCGCGAGAAGCGCGCCCGCATCATCAAGGCCGAAGCCGAGTTGGAAGCCTCGCTAAAACTCACGCAGGGGGCCCTGGAAATGGAAAAAAGCCCCATTGCCCTGGAGCTGCGCCGCATGCAAATGCTGTCGGAAATTGGCATTGACAACAACACGACCACCGTGGTGCTCATCCCCTCAGAATTCACCAACGCGGCCAAAAGCTTCTCGCAAATGGTGAACCAACAAGGCGTTACGCCGGCTTCGTAA
- a CDS encoding DUF1810 domain-containing protein, translated as MSSLNRFIDAQEMAYPQALAEVQNGRKRSHWIWYIFPQIQGLGFSEISKHYAIENLSEAEEYAKHPVLGPRLVEICTALLGLASSDAGRIFGSPDDLKLKSSMTLFAALPGADPVFEAVLAKFFKGVHDAKTLQTIGQRP; from the coding sequence ATGTCTAGCTTAAACCGATTCATCGATGCCCAAGAAATGGCTTACCCGCAGGCCTTGGCAGAAGTGCAAAACGGCCGCAAGCGCAGCCACTGGATATGGTACATTTTTCCCCAAATTCAGGGCCTGGGATTCAGTGAGATTTCTAAGCACTACGCCATTGAAAACCTTTCCGAAGCGGAGGAATACGCCAAACACCCCGTGCTGGGGCCCCGGCTGGTGGAGATTTGCACAGCCTTGCTGGGGCTGGCCAGCAGCGACGCCGGCCGGATATTCGGCAGCCCCGACGATTTGAAGCTGAAATCGTCGATGACGTTGTTTGCCGCTTTGCCGGGCGCTGACCCGGTATTTGAAGCGGTTTTGGCGAAGTTTTTCAAGGGCGTGCACGATGCCAAAACGCTGCAAACTATTGGCCAGCGGCCGTAA
- a CDS encoding DUF6650 family protein yields the protein MTNLKLTYQEIKSRLTGFSLPFFGVSWQPDESEIKVARRIIAFLEDRRVLYSPHELEVPRHCIDSIQEIRKYLTEEIGKIAQRSELYDDLQFLRSSCRKFLDNIHSVRHDIANSQDFSSFSGWVFLTALGELRGVFGIGISKIATAYGLDVAGDLGKIIPIGNEPATSANLTHRNS from the coding sequence ATGACAAATCTAAAGCTGACTTATCAGGAAATAAAAAGCCGATTAACTGGTTTTAGCCTCCCTTTTTTCGGAGTTTCTTGGCAACCCGACGAATCAGAAATTAAGGTTGCTAGAAGGATAATTGCTTTTCTTGAGGACAGGAGAGTTTTATATTCTCCCCATGAATTGGAAGTACCAAGACACTGCATTGACTCAATTCAAGAAATCAGAAAGTACTTAACCGAGGAAATTGGCAAAATTGCTCAGAGGAGTGAATTGTATGATGACTTACAATTTCTAAGGTCATCGTGCAGGAAATTTTTAGACAACATTCATAGTGTGCGACATGACATAGCAAATTCTCAAGATTTTTCCTCATTCAGTGGGTGGGTATTCTTGACAGCATTGGGAGAGCTTCGAGGAGTATTTGGCATTGGCATTTCCAAAATTGCTACTGCATATGGATTAGACGTTGCAGGGGATTTAGGGAAGATTATACCGATTGGAAATGAACCTGCTACTAGCGCAAATTTGACGCACCGTAACTCGTGA